A stretch of the Arachis stenosperma cultivar V10309 chromosome 6, arast.V10309.gnm1.PFL2, whole genome shotgun sequence genome encodes the following:
- the LOC130936537 gene encoding RGS1-HXK1-interacting protein 1, producing the protein MATPQESSKTDGPPPSPGTSGSLPAFNETTPFVDYVVGQAQLYHAALNDAIDSAIDASNSRFSQIRSTSSAHFQQTLLALDDVKAQYNAYEDLMFGKIKEGVLVAASHPMITCGTTAVLGVLAFKRPRRFLYYNTLRLFVSEEALISRASAQLKELRQSIDLLKAEGEKLEKRALHAEEEFLRGRTKLRHAGKQIRNVIQSAYKIERRVGGLKDLLGELPRRDASHFRSQVSKLASEAKQEKKSLTKEISKISNYGISV; encoded by the exons ATGGCGACACCTCAGGAATCATCCAAAACCGACGGACCACCCCCTTCGCCTGGCACAAGTGGCTCCCTTCCCGCTTTCAATGAAACGACGCCGTTCGTCGACTACGTTGTTGGCCAAGCCCAGCTCTACCATGCCGCTCTCAACGACGCCATCGATTCTGCCATCGACGCTTCAAACTCCCGTTTCTCTCAAATCCGCTCAACTTCTTCCGCTCATTTTCAACAAACCTTG CTGGCTTTGGACGATGTCAAGGCTCAGTACAATGCGTATGAGGATCTTATGTTCGGAAAGATTAAAG AGGGTGTTCTTGTTGCTGCTTCACATCCAATGATTACATGTGGGACCACTGCTGTCTTGGGAGTTTTGGCATTTAAAA GGCCTCGACGATTCTTGTATTACAACACTTTGCGACTTTTTGTCAGTGAAGAG GCTTTGATTTCCAGAGCTAGTGCTCAATTGAAAGAATTGCGCCAATCAATTGATCTTCTAAAGGCTGAAGGAGAAAAGTTGGAG AAGAGGGCATTACATGCAGAAGAGGAATTCTTACGTGGAAGGACAAAATTGAG acACGCAGGAAAGCAAATCCGAAATGTGATTCAGTCTGCATATAAAATTGAAAGACGGGTAGGAG GTTTGAAAGATCTTCTTGGAGAACTTCCTAGAAGAGATGCATCTCACTTTAGGTCACAG GTTTCCAAACTTGCTTCTGAGgcaaagcaagaaaagaagtCATTGACAAAAGAGATCTCGAAAATTAGCAACTATGGCATCTCGGTGTAA
- the LOC130936259 gene encoding uncharacterized protein LOC130936259: MVDLQTVCCMCGDVGFPDKLFRCNKCRNRFQHSYCSNYYGELPEIEVCDWCQSEEKSSTRHVVGSSTSKKSVTPAGNDPGITTRSEYSGDKIKHHDREDAAASSDKGKSPTPSPRPTTRRYKLLKDVMC, encoded by the exons ATGGTGGATCTTCAAACCGTTTGCTGCATGTGCGGTGATGTTGGTTTCCCTGACAAGCTTTTCCGTTGCAACAAATGTCGAAACCGCTTCCAGCACTC GTATTGTAGCAATTACTATGGGGAATTACCGGAGATAGAAGTGTGTGATTGGTGCCAAAGCGAGGAAAAGAGCAGCACAAGGCATGTTGTTGGATCCTCCACTTCCAAGAAATCCGTTACGCCCGCCGGAAACGATCCCGGAATCACCACCCGTTCCGAATATTCCGGCGACAAAATCAAGCACCACGATCGCGAAGACGCCGCCGCCTCCTCCGACAAGGGAAAGAGCCCCACGCCGTCGCCGCGCCCCACCACACGCAGGTACAAGCTTCTCAAGGATGTAATGTGTTAG